CCATTGCCTTTTCTTTCATTTAGTATTTACTATGTAAACAATATTATCAACAAGCGCTCGGAAGAAATACAAGAGAGTCTTTCCGGACTGTCAACCTTTGTTCAGGAGGCTTTCTCAGGGATAAGAGTTATCAAAGCATTTGTTAGGGAACAGGATTATAATGACAAATTTTCTGTTGCGAGCAACGACTATAAAAAGAAGTCGCTTCGATTAGCATTTGTACAAGCGCTTTTCTTTCCATTGATCATGAGCTTGATTGGTTTGAGTGTAATCTTGACTGTGTATGTGGGCTCTATTGGAATCTTGCAGGGAGAATTGAGCACGGGTAACATCGCAGAATTTATCATCTATGTAAATATGCTCACGTGGCCAGTGACGGCGCTTGGATGGATCACTAGTATTATTCAGCGGGCAGCAGCCTCTCAGAAGAGAGTCAATGAGTTTCTTCATACGAAAAATGACATCGTATCTGAGAAAAATGTAGAAAAAGAAATATCAGGTGACTTGATATTTGAGAATGTGAAATTCACCTATCCCGATTCAGGAATCGAAGCACTCAAAGGCGTGTCTTTTAACGTAGAGGCTGGAGAGTCGATTGCGATAATTGGTACTACTGGGTCTGGTAAAAGTACGATTGCCAATTTGCTATGTAGAATGTATGACACTACTTCGGGCTCAGTGAAAGTCGATGGTTTATCTATAAAGGATTATTCGTTGTCGACTATCCGGGGAAATATTGGATATGTACCTCAGGATGTGTTTTTGTTTTCTGAGACCATAGCGGACAACATTGCTTTTGGCAATCAAAAATTGAGCGAAGCTCAGATTAGACAAGCGGCCGATCATGCAGATCTAACCGAAAATATTGACCGATTTGCGAAAGGATTTCAGACGATGTTAGGGGAAAGGGGCATTACGCTGTCCGGTGGTCAGAAACAACGAGTGTCTATTGCCAGAGCAATAGCTCGTGAGCCGAAAATTTTAATCATGGATGATTGTTTGTCAGCCGTAGATACCAAAACGGAAAATAGCATTCTGAATAGTATGAAAAAGATAATGGTTGACAGGACAACTGTGATTATCTCACATCGCGTTTCATCTGCGCAATTGGCTGATAAAATTATTGTTTTGGATGATGGGAAGATTGTGGAACAAGGCTCTCACGATGAGCTCATATCGAAAGAGGGTACTTACCAATCGCTCTATCAAAAGCAAATACAAGGCGAGGAATTGGCTGCGAACTAACCATTCCTCACCCTGATTTTATAGCGGGTTAAAAGATATTGTGATATACTTTCATTTTGTCGGCCGTAGATTTCAACAACCAGTTTTGTTTGTACTCATCTTTAGATAAATAGTGATACCTCGCACCATTGGCTATTTTCTTCACTTTTATGTACAGCATGGGGCGGTAAGACATCTCATCGTGTTCTGAGCTTGCAATAGACAATTGATATTCTTTGGATTGGTCAATAAGCGTAAGTACCAGACCGTTATTATTATCCTTGCTCTCTACCCAACCATTGATTTGAGACCGATCAAGTAACAATGGCACCATGCCTTTGAACTTCATCTGAGTAGGATCAGGTAGTATTAGCATATCCGAGTAGTCATATGCACTAGACTCAATAGCAGCTGTGCCTGGGTCAAACCACTCGCGATCAGTAGAGGCCATGTTCCCCATGACATAAATAGTTGATCGTGGAAACTTCATTTTCATCAAGAAGCCCATTTTCGTTATTGTCATTTCCTGCTTTCAATAAAAAGCCACCGTTTGGGCAATTGTCGTTTCCCTCAATGGTTTCAGTTTCGATGATGCTATCCATCATCGCGTCATCAATTTCTGGTTCCTCTGTAAGAGGTTCTTCCATGCAACCCATCATGAGTGAAACAAGAAATATTGCCGTCAAGACGAGTAATAGTTTAGATGTGTTATCAGTTTTCATTTTCATATAATTTGGTTTTCAAATTCCGATTAACGCCATGTTGATCGGGATACCAATTGTTTTGATTCGGCTAATGTACGGTGGCCAATCGCCCTTGATCATTGTTTTTGAGCTGAATAGGGCCTTGTACACCTGTTGTACACCTATAGAAAATGAGACTGTCAGATAATTAAACCCAAGTGTCAGAATAGTTAAGTTCCGTGATTTGAGTTCGCTTTAGAAGGCTTATTCAAGCATTGGGGTTTTTCTTTTTGAATTCAATCCTCTATTCTTACATTTCATCCAAAATCTAGATATGAAAAAGTGCTTATTGATTCTAGCCGTTTTTGCGTTTACACACTTACAGGCTCAAAAGACATATATCCATTGTGGTGCCTTGATCGATGGCTATTCTGATAAGCCAACAAAGGAGCGGACCATTGTGATCGATGCGGGTAGAATTGTAGAAGTTAAAAATGGATTTGCCTCTCCCGCTAAAGAAGACGCACTGATTGATTTAAGGGAGTACACCGTATTACCAGGCTTTATTGATATGCATGTGCATTTGGAGCACGAAACGGGTAAGAATAAATACATGAATAAGTTTACTCAAAATCCAGAGGATAAGGCTTTTGAGTCGGTAGTTTATGCGGAGAGGACACTCTTGGCAGGATTTACTACCGTTAGAGATTTGGGAGGTTCTGGTGTTAATATTTCATTGCGTAATGCTATTAATAAAGGACTAATAGATGGCCCGAGAATTTATACTGCCGGCAAGGCACTGGGAGTGACTGGTGGGCATGCCGATCCTACTAACGGCTATAGTCAAAAACTCATGGGTAACCCTGGGCCAAGAGAAGGGGTTGTGAATGGGGTGGAAGATGCCAAGCAAGCTGTGCGCCAGCGATATAAGAATGGGGCTGACTTGATTAAAATAACAGCCACTGGTGGTGTATTGAGTTTAGCAAAAAACGGAACAGGGCCACATTTTCAAGAAGATGAAATTAGAGCCATAGTTGAAACGGCAAGGGATTATGGATTTCATGTCGCTGCCCATGCCCATGGTGATGAAGGTATGCAGCGAGCGGTAAGGGCTGGCGTCACAACTATCGAACATGGTACCTACATGAGCGAAGAAACGATGCAAATGATGAAGGATCGAAATACCTATTTTATACCTACACTTTTGGCTGGGGACTTTGTAGCTGAAAAGGCAGCAGAAGAAGGCTATTATCCAGAAATTATTGTCCCAAAAGCGGCTGCAGTAGGGCCGCAAATTTTTGATACTTACAAAAAGGC
The sequence above is drawn from the Reichenbachiella sp. genome and encodes:
- a CDS encoding amidohydrolase family protein, producing MKKCLLILAVFAFTHLQAQKTYIHCGALIDGYSDKPTKERTIVIDAGRIVEVKNGFASPAKEDALIDLREYTVLPGFIDMHVHLEHETGKNKYMNKFTQNPEDKAFESVVYAERTLLAGFTTVRDLGGSGVNISLRNAINKGLIDGPRIYTAGKALGVTGGHADPTNGYSQKLMGNPGPREGVVNGVEDAKQAVRQRYKNGADLIKITATGGVLSLAKNGTGPHFQEDEIRAIVETARDYGFHVAAHAHGDEGMQRAVRAGVTTIEHGTYMSEETMQMMKDRNTYFIPTLLAGDFVAEKAAEEGYYPEIIVPKAAAVGPQIFDTYKKAVKYGVPIGFGTDAGVFLHGDNGKEFELMVAGGMSAMQAIKCATSINASILQESENLGGIKKGVYADLVAVKGDPIKDIKLLQQIPFVMKGGVVYKSVN
- a CDS encoding ABC transporter ATP-binding protein translates to MKDLAHLNKYFFKYKYHLILGTVFIIISNLFGVIPAVVVRHSFDLIQGSFQVYRGFEGFDLQSDTYDLFASSILIFGMVILVSAILKGIFMFFMRQTIIVMSRLIEYDLKNEIYEHYQTLSLSFYRKNNTGDLMNRISEDVSRVRMYVGPAIMYGINLFTMFLIVIPFMLSINVELTLYSLLPLPFLSFSIYYVNNIINKRSEEIQESLSGLSTFVQEAFSGIRVIKAFVREQDYNDKFSVASNDYKKKSLRLAFVQALFFPLIMSLIGLSVILTVYVGSIGILQGELSTGNIAEFIIYVNMLTWPVTALGWITSIIQRAAASQKRVNEFLHTKNDIVSEKNVEKEISGDLIFENVKFTYPDSGIEALKGVSFNVEAGESIAIIGTTGSGKSTIANLLCRMYDTTSGSVKVDGLSIKDYSLSTIRGNIGYVPQDVFLFSETIADNIAFGNQKLSEAQIRQAADHADLTENIDRFAKGFQTMLGERGITLSGGQKQRVSIARAIAREPKILIMDDCLSAVDTKTENSILNSMKKIMVDRTTVIISHRVSSAQLADKIIVLDDGKIVEQGSHDELISKEGTYQSLYQKQIQGEELAAN